From Priestia aryabhattai, one genomic window encodes:
- a CDS encoding MFS transporter — translation MPLLKKVVGDVEVSKDLLLLLIIGGLYALAISISNSFVNIYLWKQSGEFSDLAIYNLAVVVLQPLTFILAGKWAKRIDRVVVLRLGVSFLAVFYIAVLISGANAAEYLVLLGGLLGIGYGFYWLAFNVLTFEITEPDTRDFFNGFLGILNSFAGMIGPLGAGFVISALYESLGYKIVFGVSLLLFIGAVVLSFFITRRAAEGVYKFKEVWAERKVNKDWNRILQAHFFQGLREGTFIFVVSVMVFITTGSELALGTYGLVNSAVAFVGYYVASRFIKQKNRLRFIFTGGLLLYGAVFLLIFNLSYPKLIIYAVCIAIAYPILLVPFISLTYDVIGRAKDVVSKRIEYIVVREVFLNIGRVVSISLFLIAVLFFDEAKSIPILLAIVGAGHTIIYFCVRHISQPLHKKETTVTPPVLNEGDGESPA, via the coding sequence ATGCCTTTATTAAAAAAAGTAGTTGGAGATGTAGAAGTTAGTAAAGATTTACTTTTGCTTTTAATTATAGGCGGTCTTTATGCCTTGGCTATTTCAATTTCCAATTCGTTTGTTAACATTTATCTGTGGAAACAATCAGGCGAATTTTCGGATCTCGCTATTTATAATTTAGCGGTAGTGGTGCTTCAGCCGCTTACGTTTATTTTAGCAGGTAAATGGGCCAAACGAATTGACCGGGTTGTGGTTTTAAGGTTAGGTGTATCTTTTTTAGCTGTTTTTTATATCGCTGTATTAATCAGTGGAGCTAACGCAGCCGAGTATTTAGTATTGCTTGGTGGACTGCTGGGTATAGGATATGGCTTTTATTGGCTAGCTTTTAATGTGCTAACTTTTGAAATTACAGAACCTGATACAAGAGACTTTTTTAACGGATTTTTAGGAATCTTAAACTCTTTTGCAGGGATGATTGGTCCTTTAGGAGCGGGCTTCGTTATTTCCGCTTTGTATGAATCACTTGGGTATAAAATTGTCTTTGGTGTATCTCTGCTATTATTTATTGGGGCCGTTGTGCTTAGTTTTTTTATTACAAGACGTGCAGCGGAAGGAGTATACAAATTTAAAGAAGTATGGGCTGAACGAAAAGTCAATAAAGATTGGAATCGAATATTGCAAGCTCATTTCTTCCAAGGGTTGCGTGAAGGTACGTTCATTTTTGTTGTATCCGTCATGGTGTTTATTACGACGGGAAGTGAATTAGCTTTAGGGACATATGGACTGGTGAATTCAGCGGTTGCGTTTGTAGGATACTATGTAGCCTCAAGATTTATTAAGCAAAAAAATCGCCTTCGATTTATTTTCACAGGGGGACTCCTTCTCTATGGAGCAGTCTTTTTGCTTATCTTTAACTTATCGTATCCAAAGTTAATTATATATGCTGTTTGTATTGCCATTGCCTATCCTATTTTGTTGGTTCCATTCATTTCTCTAACGTACGATGTGATTGGACGAGCAAAAGACGTTGTTTCAAAAAGAATCGAATACATTGTTGTCAGAGAAGTATTTCTGAATATTGGACGCGTCGTTTCCATCTCTTTATTTTTAATAGCTGTACTGTTTTTTGATGAAGCAAAAAGTATTCCCATTTTATTAGCTATTGTTGGAGCAGGGCATACAATCATTTACTTTTGTGTGAGACATATTTCACAGCCTCTACACAAAAAAGAAACTACGGTTACTCCCCCAGTATTAAATGAAGGAGACGGAGAATCTCCAGCTTAG